DNA from Intestinimonas massiliensis (ex Afouda et al. 2020):
GGGCCGGTGGGCTTCTCCTGGGGCCGCTTCTCTCCGCTGGACCGGGGCGTCTTTTCCCGCTGCGCCTCTGCACGGGCGGCCAGATAGTCTGAATATCCCCCGGTATAGCCCTGCACCGCCCCGCCCTCTCCCACGGCAAAGATCCGCCGGGCCATTTTATCGAGAAAATAGCGGTCGTGAGACACGGCGATGACCGCCCCGGGGAAGGTCTCCAGATAGTCCTCCAGGATGGTGAGGGTCTGGATGTCCAGGTCGTTGGTAGGCTCATCCAGCAGCAGCACGTTGGGGGCGGCGCACAGGATGGACAGCAGGAACAGCCGCCGTTTCTCTCCGCCAGAAAGCCTGTCGATGGGGGCCCACTGGGCGTCCTTTGGAAAGAGAAACTTTTCCAGGAGCTGGGAGGCGGTGAGGGAACCCTCCGGGGTCTCAATGCGGTTGCCGATGTCCTTCACATAGTCAATGACCCGCCGGTCCGCCGCCATGGGAGGGGTCTCCTGAGCAAAATAGCCGATGCGCACCGTCTCTCCGGTTACCACCTCTCCCGCGTCGGGAGCCAGCCGCCCGGCGATGAGGTTCAGCAGGGTGCTCTTGCCGCTGCCGTTGGGACCCACGACCCCGATGCGGTCGTCCCGCAGCAGCATCAGGTCGAAATCCCGCAGCACGGTCCTTCCCCCAAATTCCTTGGATACCCCGCGGAGCTCAATGGTCTTTTTCCCCAGGCGGCTGGACAGGGCGGACAGCTCCAGCTCGGCCCGCTTCTCCGGCCCCGTCTGGTCCCGCAGGGCCTCATACCGCTCCAACCGCTCCCGGCTCTTGGTCCCTCGGGCGGTGGGGCCCTGCATCACCCACTGGTACTCCCGCCGGAGGATGGACTGACGCTTGCGCTCGCTGGCCGCCTCCATCTCCTCCCGCTGGGCCTTGGCCTCCAGGTACCTGGCGTAGCTCCCCTCGTAAAAGGCGAGTTTGCCCCGCTCTACCTCCACAATACGCTCCACCACCCGCTCCAGGAAATAGCGGTCGTGGGTGACCATCACCAGCGCCCCCTTGAACTGGCGCAGCCGCTCCTCCAGCCAGGCCACCATCTCGGCATCCAGGTGGTTGGTGGGCTCGTCCAGAATGAGCACGTCGCAGTCGTGGACCAGCGCGGCGGCCAGGGCCGTCCGCTTGCGCTGCCCGCCGGAGAGTTCCCCCATCCGCTGTTCAAAATTGGTGACGCCCAGGCGGGTGAGGATACTTTTGGCCTCGTACTCCTGAAGCTCCCGGGCCTCGGGGGACAGGCGGTCAAAGACCTGCTCCAGCACGGTGCGCGCCGGGTCGAAGGCCGGGTTCTGGGGCAGATATTCCAGCCGCACATTGGGGTCCCGAGCCACCGTTCCCCCATCGGGTTCCTCCGCCCCCGCCAGGATGCGCAGCAGGGTGGACTTGCCGTTGCCGTTCAGCCCGATGACCCCCAGCTTCTGTCCCCGCTCCAGATAGAGGGACGCCCCGTCCAGCACGGCCCGGGTCCCGTATATTTTTGTGATGTGTTCCGCGGAAAGCAGCATGGCTGCCGCTCCTTTCAATCCAAAAAACTGAGCTGCCGGTCCTCATAGCCCCGCTGGTAGTTGGCCGTGATGTGCCTCATCTCGTACAAAAGCCCCAGCTCGCCGCACCGCCGGGAGAACACCTCCCACAGCCGCCTGGCCCGGGGGCTGGTGCAGACATACCGGTCCCCATAGCGCTTTTCGTGCTTCTCACGCAGGCCCCGGCCGGGGAAAGCGGCCTCCAGCCGGTCCAGATACCAGCTCCGCTGGCCCTGCCGCTGGGTCATGCCGAAGGCGGGGTAGATGTACCGGGCCCCGGCCTCCGCCGCCGCCTCGGTCACCGCCAGGACGTTCTCCTCGGTGTCCTCGACGAAGGGGAGCACCGGCATCAGCAGGATACACACCGGGATGCCCGCCCTGGACAGCGCCCGCACGGCCTCCAGCCGCCGGGTCGGGCTGGGCGCCCGGGGCTCCAGCTTGGCGGCCAGAGCGTCGTCCGCCGTGGTGAGGGTCAGCTTGCACAGCACCGGAGCGCGGCTCTGGATAAACCGGAGCAGGTCGATGTCCCGGACCACCAGATCGCTCTTGGTGGCCAGGGTGACCCCGAAGCCATAGGCGTCCAGCAGGGACAGCGCGTTCCGGGTGAGCTCGAGCTCCCGCTCAAACGGGTTGTAGGGGTCGCTCATGGCCCCCATGCCTACAATACCGGGGCGGAGCTTGCGCCGGAGGTCGTCCCGCAGGACGGCCAGGGCGTTCTCCTTGACCCGCACGGTATCAAAGTCCTCCACCCGATAGCAGTCGCTCCTGCTGTCGCAGTAGATACAGCCGTGGCAACAGCCCCGGTACAGATTCATGGTGTAGTCCGTGCCGAACCAGGAGCCATCCCTGGTCCGGTGCAGCAGATGCTTGGCCGGGACAGATTCCAAACCGCTCGCCTCCGTTTCCTCCAGTGTATCACAATCCGGAGAAAATTCGTATCTTTTCTTTTGTTTTGAAGTATGATATCCTATTGGCTGTTGTTAATTCAGGAGGGATATCCATGAAACATAAGCCGCCCCTTTCCGTGCAGATTCTGATCGGCCTGCTCCTGGGCGTCCTGGCCGGGCTGGCCCTGCAGGCCGCGCCGGACGTCGCCCGAACCTATATCAAGCCCTTCGGCGTTCTGTTCCTCAACCTCATCAAAATGGTGGTGGTGCCTCTGGTGTTCGCCTCCATCACCGTGGGCACCTGCGGCCTGGGAGACGCCAAAAAGGTGGGCCGCATCGGCGGAAAAACCATTTTGTTCTACCTGTGCACCACCGCGCTGGCCGTCACGCTGGGTCTGCTGGCGGCCAACCTCTTTCCGGTGGGGCGGGGGCTGGGCCAGGTGGCGCAAGAATCCGCCGGAGCCGCCGGGACGACGGTCAGCGTCGCCGACACCCTGCTGAATATCGTCCCCACCAATCCTGTGGCCGCCCTGGCCGAGGGCAATATGCTCCAAATCATCTTTTTCGCCCTGTGCCTGGGCGGGGCCATCCTGCTCATCGGAGAGAAAGGCTTGCCCCTGCTGGCGGTGTGCGACAGTCTGGCCGAGGCCATGTACGCCCTCACCGGATTCATCATGAAGCTGGCCCCCGTCGCCGTCTTCGCCCTCATCGCCCCAGTGGTGGCCGAGCTGGGCCCCCGGGTGCTGCTTGCCTTTCTGGGGGTCATCCTGGTGGTATACGGGGCCTGCCTACTCCACATGCTGGTAGGCTACTCCATCGCCGTGGGGGGCATCGCCCGGGTCAACCCCCTGACCTTCTTCCGGACCGCCCTGCCCGCTCTGGTATTCGCCTTCTCCTCCGCCAGCTCGGCGGGCACCCTCCCCTTCTCCATGGAGGCCGCCCGCAGGCTGGGGGTGCCCGCTCCGGTGCGCTCCTTCGTCCTGCCCCTGGGGGCCACCATCAACATGGACGGCACCGCCATCTACCAGGGGGTGTGCGCCCTCTTTATCGCCAACGCCTATGGCATCCCTCTGGACCTGGGGCAGCAGGTCACCATCGTGCTCACCTGCACGCTGGCCTCCGTCGGCACCGCCGGGGTCCCCGGCGCGGGAGTGGTGATGCTCACCATGGTACTCCAGTCGGTGGGCCTGCCCGTGGAGGGGGTAGCCCTGGTGGCGGGCATCGACCGCGTCCTGGACATGGCCCGCACCACCGTCAACATCACCGGCGACATCGCCTGCTCGGCCGTGGTGGCCGCCACCGAGGGCGGGCTGAAACCGGAGCGCCCATAAAAAGCAAGGGGACTGACGAGCGCGCGCTCGCCGGTCCCTTTTTGCTCCTAT
Protein-coding regions in this window:
- a CDS encoding SPL family radical SAM protein, with translation MESVPAKHLLHRTRDGSWFGTDYTMNLYRGCCHGCIYCDSRSDCYRVEDFDTVRVKENALAVLRDDLRRKLRPGIVGMGAMSDPYNPFERELELTRNALSLLDAYGFGVTLATKSDLVVRDIDLLRFIQSRAPVLCKLTLTTADDALAAKLEPRAPSPTRRLEAVRALSRAGIPVCILLMPVLPFVEDTEENVLAVTEAAAEAGARYIYPAFGMTQRQGQRSWYLDRLEAAFPGRGLREKHEKRYGDRYVCTSPRARRLWEVFSRRCGELGLLYEMRHITANYQRGYEDRQLSFLD
- a CDS encoding ABC-F family ATP-binding cassette domain-containing protein, with the protein product MLLSAEHITKIYGTRAVLDGASLYLERGQKLGVIGLNGNGKSTLLRILAGAEEPDGGTVARDPNVRLEYLPQNPAFDPARTVLEQVFDRLSPEARELQEYEAKSILTRLGVTNFEQRMGELSGGQRKRTALAAALVHDCDVLILDEPTNHLDAEMVAWLEERLRQFKGALVMVTHDRYFLERVVERIVEVERGKLAFYEGSYARYLEAKAQREEMEAASERKRQSILRREYQWVMQGPTARGTKSRERLERYEALRDQTGPEKRAELELSALSSRLGKKTIELRGVSKEFGGRTVLRDFDLMLLRDDRIGVVGPNGSGKSTLLNLIAGRLAPDAGEVVTGETVRIGYFAQETPPMAADRRVIDYVKDIGNRIETPEGSLTASQLLEKFLFPKDAQWAPIDRLSGGEKRRLFLLSILCAAPNVLLLDEPTNDLDIQTLTILEDYLETFPGAVIAVSHDRYFLDKMARRIFAVGEGGAVQGYTGGYSDYLAARAEAQREKTPRSSGEKRPQEKPTGPQKLKFSYKEQREYGTIEADIAALEGELAAVRAEQEEKASDYVALQDLQARQEELEARLEEKMERWLYLTDLAERIAHP
- a CDS encoding dicarboxylate/amino acid:cation symporter, which encodes MKHKPPLSVQILIGLLLGVLAGLALQAAPDVARTYIKPFGVLFLNLIKMVVVPLVFASITVGTCGLGDAKKVGRIGGKTILFYLCTTALAVTLGLLAANLFPVGRGLGQVAQESAGAAGTTVSVADTLLNIVPTNPVAALAEGNMLQIIFFALCLGGAILLIGEKGLPLLAVCDSLAEAMYALTGFIMKLAPVAVFALIAPVVAELGPRVLLAFLGVILVVYGACLLHMLVGYSIAVGGIARVNPLTFFRTALPALVFAFSSASSAGTLPFSMEAARRLGVPAPVRSFVLPLGATINMDGTAIYQGVCALFIANAYGIPLDLGQQVTIVLTCTLASVGTAGVPGAGVVMLTMVLQSVGLPVEGVALVAGIDRVLDMARTTVNITGDIACSAVVAATEGGLKPERP